The sequence ACAGGTTCGCCCGAAGTGCAGATTGCTCTGCTCACCAAGCGCATTAATGAGCTGACGGAGCATCTCAAGGTACACAAGCACGACGAGCATTCGCGCCGCGGCCTGCTGAAGATGGTAGGCCAGCGCCGGCGACTGCTCGCCTACCTCAGCCGCACGGATGCGGAGCGCTATAAGACCCTGATCAATCGGCTGGGCCTGCGCAAATAACACCGCTTCGCGAAGGCTCTTTTCCGATACGATGTCTATCTGGCGGACGCC comes from Anaerolineae bacterium and encodes:
- the rpsO gene encoding 30S ribosomal protein S15, with translation MSLTKAEKDAIIQEFRVHPNDTGSPEVQIALLTKRINELTEHLKVHKHDEHSRRGLLKMVGQRRRLLAYLSRTDAERYKTLINRLGLRK